The following proteins come from a genomic window of Marinihelvus fidelis:
- a CDS encoding serine hydrolase: MKGRIKYGLLVLALCLGCALSPLAAAMAVVERSGSWFDPTHDGEGFVVQFINDNLAVVYWFTYDADGAQRWFTGLGNASGDELHFPELLVTQGGEFGPGFDKDAVKRIAVGELTLTFASDSAGTAAYVIDGTAGEQSIVRATRPVEVVAAASPTVPRKSGSWYNPERDGEGLILEILEDGRQVVYWFTYDINGNQAWMLSLGGASAAEGSFSLDMLQPVGGRFGPEFDPADVVREPVGRTRVSLQCDGSYLDFTNTDPVDFVSFGFDLQQLVGIGPNSCVDPVLVNRYPADDDGRVATPDNAAGQQMRWLLDRFAGDEPFSDEVLREHFSDAWLANNSLAVTRNLLTSNRQLFRGAGINDPISMAPTSIVAVLTAQDNRRAFTVLDANLGDGKINSLYFYDYGFGGTSVIYASDAALSMDQAADRFASLSDQPGLVVARINDQNQCQAVTGRNANTLRSTASIFKIWVLAGVASALDERALYHDQVAGIDGGKQVRGGPLFAEPAGLPLSVDQLSTLMMGVSDNTATDMLLALAGRDRIDGLHAEYGHSMPEVMAPQLGISEQFHLFFSFPMAESMEYLDGTESFQRQFLEERIVPLGASGSGGGGYNNESLFIDGAWRASPMDVCGAFARHRLHAPGSDAALLVDRALQTSAAQPNLRSEWDRVWYKGGSLESGANGLLVLTHAFMLEREGEDPVVVVAMANHPAGGIDATLVQSIVGRLLALAATLPAQAQ; this comes from the coding sequence ATGAAAGGGAGAATCAAGTACGGGCTGCTGGTGCTCGCGTTGTGCCTGGGCTGCGCGCTGAGCCCGCTTGCCGCCGCCATGGCCGTTGTCGAGCGCAGCGGCTCCTGGTTCGATCCCACGCACGACGGCGAAGGCTTTGTCGTCCAGTTCATCAATGACAACCTGGCCGTGGTCTACTGGTTTACCTACGACGCCGACGGCGCGCAGCGCTGGTTCACCGGCCTGGGCAACGCCTCGGGCGATGAACTGCATTTTCCGGAGTTGCTGGTCACCCAGGGGGGCGAGTTTGGCCCCGGCTTCGACAAGGACGCCGTCAAGCGCATTGCCGTGGGTGAACTGACCCTGACCTTCGCCAGCGACAGCGCCGGGACCGCGGCGTACGTGATCGATGGCACTGCCGGTGAACAGTCCATCGTTCGCGCCACGCGCCCGGTTGAAGTGGTGGCCGCGGCGTCGCCTACGGTGCCGCGCAAGAGTGGTTCCTGGTACAACCCCGAGCGCGATGGTGAAGGCCTGATCCTGGAGATTCTCGAGGACGGCCGGCAGGTGGTGTACTGGTTCACCTATGACATCAACGGTAACCAGGCCTGGATGCTTTCGCTGGGTGGAGCCTCGGCGGCCGAGGGCAGTTTCAGCCTGGACATGCTGCAGCCGGTGGGCGGCCGTTTCGGGCCGGAATTCGATCCCGCCGACGTGGTCCGCGAGCCGGTGGGCCGCACGCGCGTCAGCCTTCAGTGTGACGGCAGCTACCTGGATTTCACCAACACCGACCCGGTGGATTTCGTCAGTTTCGGCTTCGACCTGCAGCAACTGGTGGGCATCGGCCCCAACAGCTGCGTGGACCCGGTGCTGGTCAACCGCTACCCGGCGGATGACGATGGCCGGGTGGCCACGCCGGATAACGCGGCGGGGCAGCAGATGCGCTGGCTGCTGGATCGCTTTGCCGGCGACGAGCCCTTCAGCGACGAAGTGCTGCGCGAACACTTCAGTGACGCCTGGCTGGCGAACAATTCGCTGGCGGTAACCCGAAACCTGCTGACCAGCAATCGGCAGCTGTTCCGCGGCGCCGGGATCAACGACCCCATTTCCATGGCGCCGACCAGCATCGTCGCCGTGCTCACGGCCCAGGACAACCGCCGTGCCTTCACGGTGCTGGATGCCAACCTGGGCGATGGCAAGATCAACAGCCTGTATTTTTATGACTACGGTTTTGGCGGCACCTCGGTCATTTATGCCAGCGACGCGGCACTGAGTATGGACCAGGCGGCGGACCGGTTCGCCAGCCTCTCAGACCAGCCGGGCCTGGTGGTGGCGCGGATTAACGACCAGAACCAGTGCCAGGCCGTGACCGGGCGCAATGCCAACACGCTGCGCTCGACCGCGTCGATCTTCAAGATCTGGGTGCTCGCCGGTGTGGCCAGCGCGCTGGACGAGCGCGCGCTGTACCACGACCAGGTGGCCGGAATCGATGGCGGCAAGCAGGTGCGCGGCGGGCCGTTGTTTGCCGAGCCCGCCGGGCTGCCGCTGTCGGTGGACCAGCTGTCGACGCTGATGATGGGCGTCAGTGACAACACCGCCACAGACATGCTGCTGGCGCTGGCAGGGCGTGACCGCATCGACGGCCTGCATGCCGAGTATGGCCACTCAATGCCCGAGGTGATGGCGCCGCAACTGGGCATCAGCGAGCAGTTCCACCTGTTCTTCTCCTTCCCGATGGCCGAGTCGATGGAGTACCTGGACGGCACCGAGTCGTTCCAGCGCCAGTTCCTTGAAGAACGCATCGTGCCGCTGGGCGCGTCCGGTTCCGGGGGTGGAGGCTACAACAACGAGTCGTTGTTCATCGATGGCGCCTGGCGCGCCAGCCCGATGGACGTCTGCGGCGCCTTCGCGCGGCACCGGTTGCACGCGCCCGGTTCCGATGCGGCCTTGCTGGTTGATCGTGCGTTGCAGACTTCGGCCGCGCAACCCAACCTTCGCAGCGAATGGGATCGCGTCTGGTACAAGGGCGGCAGCCTGGAGTCCGGTGCCAACGGCCTGCTGGTGCTGACCCATGCCTTCATGCTCGAGCGCGAGGGTGAAGACCCCGTGGTCG